In Desulfovibrio sp. Fe33, one DNA window encodes the following:
- a CDS encoding DMT family transporter, with protein MLQGLIYAVISAACFGSMAILVKLGYAAGMDGAVMMQMRFSVAAILLLFYLLAKDKQMLRISMPELAKCAFLGLVVYWTQTTCFVNALATIPASTTALVLYGHPVAVTLLASMFLSMRINRTVVLSLLLVMAGCCLVFYDAFLREVDATGLAYALGSMATFSVYLVLVQVLLKGLKPLTATFYVLAFAAVSFTLSGDIRAWGTTDLEQVGLSLALGVFPGLIAITFLFAAIEKVGSAYACIFSSVEPVVTLLAAAAFLDESVVWLQIWGAFLIILGIVVPNLRFGHRPVTN; from the coding sequence ATGCTTCAGGGCCTTATTTATGCGGTAATATCCGCAGCCTGTTTCGGTTCCATGGCCATCCTGGTCAAGCTCGGCTATGCCGCGGGCATGGACGGTGCGGTCATGATGCAAATGCGCTTCTCCGTGGCAGCTATTCTGCTTTTGTTCTACCTGCTCGCCAAGGACAAGCAGATGCTGCGCATATCCATGCCGGAGTTGGCCAAATGCGCCTTCCTGGGACTCGTGGTCTACTGGACGCAGACCACCTGCTTCGTCAACGCCTTGGCGACCATTCCGGCCTCGACCACGGCGCTGGTCCTGTACGGCCACCCCGTGGCCGTGACCCTGCTCGCCTCGATGTTCCTGAGTATGCGGATCAACCGAACGGTCGTCCTCTCCCTGCTCCTGGTCATGGCCGGATGCTGCCTGGTCTTCTATGACGCCTTCCTGCGCGAAGTGGACGCCACGGGACTGGCTTACGCCCTGGGGTCCATGGCCACCTTTTCCGTGTATCTCGTCCTCGTCCAGGTGTTGCTCAAGGGACTCAAACCGCTGACCGCGACCTTCTACGTCCTGGCCTTCGCGGCGGTGTCCTTCACCCTTTCCGGCGACATCCGCGCATGGGGAACAACGGACCTGGAACAGGTCGGCCTCAGCCTCGCGCTGGGCGTTTTCCCCGGCCTGATCGCCATAACCTTCCTGTTCGCGGCCATCGAAAAAGTCGGCAGCGCCTACGCCTGCATCTTCTCATCCGTGGAGCCTGTCGTCACCCTGTTGGCTGCGGCGGCTTTCCTCGACGAATCTGTGGTCTGGCTGCAAATATGGGGAGCGTTCCTGATAATCCTCGGGATCGTGGTGCCGAACCTGCGCTTCGGGCACCGGCCCGTGACGAACTGA
- a CDS encoding TlyA family RNA methyltransferase — protein MPKKQRADQLLASQGLVESREKGKRLIMAGKVHFLDRGQKTPVSKPGQQFSEDTEFVVPEDDRFVSRGAYKLLTAIEEFAIDFMGKIALDAGASTGGFTDCMLQHGAVRVHAVDVGYGQLHEKLRQDERVVNLERTNVRHAKPDLISDPVDVIVADVSFISLTKILPACLQFLKPGGELVVLVKPQFEVGPGLTDKGVVRSKRLQQEAVDTVIGFCEAELGLIVRGVVPSKILGPKGNQEYMAYMALPE, from the coding sequence ATGCCGAAAAAACAGCGTGCGGATCAACTCCTGGCCTCGCAGGGCCTGGTGGAGAGCCGGGAAAAAGGCAAACGGCTGATTATGGCCGGCAAGGTTCACTTCCTGGACCGCGGCCAGAAAACGCCGGTCAGCAAGCCGGGTCAGCAATTCTCGGAAGACACGGAGTTCGTGGTTCCCGAAGATGATCGCTTCGTATCGCGCGGAGCGTACAAGTTGCTCACGGCCATCGAAGAATTCGCCATAGATTTCATGGGAAAGATCGCGCTGGACGCAGGCGCGTCCACGGGCGGCTTCACGGATTGCATGCTCCAGCACGGAGCCGTGCGGGTGCACGCCGTGGATGTCGGCTATGGGCAGTTGCACGAAAAGCTCAGGCAGGACGAACGCGTGGTCAACCTGGAACGGACCAACGTGAGACATGCGAAGCCCGACCTCATCTCCGATCCGGTGGACGTCATCGTTGCCGACGTATCATTCATTTCCCTGACCAAGATTCTGCCCGCGTGCCTGCAATTCCTCAAGCCGGGCGGAGAACTGGTGGTGCTGGTCAAACCTCAGTTCGAGGTGGGACCGGGACTGACCGACAAAGGCGTGGTCCGCAGCAAGCGGCTACAGCAGGAGGCCGTTGACACGGTCATCGGATTCTGCGAAGCCGAACTCGGACTGATCGTGCGGGGCGTGGTGCCCTCCAAAATACTGGGCCCCAAAGGCAACCAGGAATACATGGCCTACATGGCCCTTCCGGAATAA
- a CDS encoding energy-coupling factor ABC transporter ATP-binding protein gives MIELNTVTFAYPAGEEVLSEVSLKVGKGGLLGLAGANGSGKSTLLALMAGLYAPVSGSLEVAGRVSPGKESGIRSVCRLVMQDADLQILGATVEEDLLLGRERSEAVTAEARGMAERLNLLKYWDRPVQTLSWGTKRKLCLAAALLDRPCVLLLDEPFSGLDYPGVREMRALIRANREAGLTQVVSSHDLDSFIDLVDELVVLDNGILALDGPPEAVLDEVTAHGVRAPGSWTACRTIVPWDGEER, from the coding sequence ATGATAGAACTCAATACGGTTACGTTTGCCTATCCCGCAGGGGAAGAGGTGTTGTCAGAGGTGTCCCTGAAAGTGGGCAAGGGCGGCCTGCTCGGCCTGGCCGGAGCCAACGGTTCGGGCAAGTCCACCCTGCTTGCGTTGATGGCCGGTTTGTACGCCCCCGTCAGCGGTAGTCTTGAAGTGGCCGGACGTGTCAGTCCGGGCAAGGAAAGCGGCATCCGCTCGGTTTGTCGGCTGGTCATGCAGGATGCCGATTTGCAGATTCTCGGGGCCACGGTGGAGGAGGATCTCCTGCTGGGCCGTGAACGGAGCGAGGCTGTGACGGCCGAGGCCCGCGGCATGGCGGAGCGGCTCAATCTGTTGAAGTACTGGGACCGCCCGGTGCAGACCCTTTCCTGGGGCACCAAACGCAAGCTCTGTTTGGCCGCGGCTTTGCTCGACAGGCCGTGCGTTCTCCTTTTGGACGAACCGTTCAGCGGCCTGGATTATCCCGGCGTGCGCGAGATGCGCGCTCTGATCCGGGCCAACCGAGAGGCGGGATTGACTCAGGTGGTCTCCAGCCATGACTTGGACAGCTTTATCGACTTGGTGGACGAACTGGTTGTGCTCGACAACGGCATTCTGGCTTTGGACGGCCCGCCTGAGGCCGTGCTTGACGAGGTCACGGCGCATGGAGTCCGCGCGCCGGGCTCCTGGACCGCCTGCCGGACCATTGTTCCCTGGGACGGGGAGGAACGGTGA
- a CDS encoding rhodanese-like domain-containing protein, producing MPTITQMTPDQARKFMEAGKPDAYTLLDVRQELEYEADHIPGARLVPLPELPDRLDELDREMPLLVYCASGGRSMAAAVLLEGQGFRDVNNLVGGISAWEGASAFGPMELGMIAFTGAESPAEALLKAYAMEDTLQAFYSQRADIAETPDRIELFMKLAGFEDRHKDVLYELYTRIVEDVMSRVEFEAVALRNAEELAEGGVPVSEFMDRFPGAFDSDLGVLELAVMVEAQALDYYLRCAMRAQNKDSRDIFQLLAREEKAHLKLLGKQMDRRS from the coding sequence ATGCCCACCATCACCCAGATGACGCCGGACCAGGCCCGCAAGTTCATGGAAGCGGGCAAACCCGATGCCTATACTCTCCTCGATGTGCGACAGGAGTTGGAGTACGAGGCGGATCATATTCCGGGGGCCCGTCTTGTGCCCCTGCCGGAATTGCCCGACCGCCTGGACGAGTTGGACAGGGAAATGCCCTTGCTGGTCTACTGCGCGTCGGGGGGGCGCTCAATGGCCGCCGCCGTGCTTCTTGAAGGGCAGGGGTTTAGGGACGTCAACAACCTGGTGGGCGGCATTTCCGCCTGGGAGGGTGCGTCCGCATTTGGCCCCATGGAGTTGGGCATGATCGCCTTTACCGGCGCGGAAAGCCCTGCCGAGGCTCTTCTCAAGGCCTATGCCATGGAGGACACTCTCCAGGCGTTCTATTCACAGCGGGCGGACATCGCCGAAACCCCGGACCGCATCGAGCTGTTCATGAAGCTGGCCGGGTTCGAAGACCGGCACAAGGATGTCCTGTACGAGCTGTATACCCGCATCGTCGAGGATGTCATGAGCCGCGTGGAGTTCGAGGCTGTAGCCCTGCGCAATGCCGAAGAGCTGGCCGAGGGCGGGGTGCCCGTCAGCGAGTTCATGGACCGTTTTCCGGGCGCGTTTGACAGCGACCTGGGAGTCCTGGAGTTGGCCGTCATGGTCGAGGCCCAGGCCCTGGATTATTATCTGCGTTGCGCCATGCGCGCCCAAAACAAGGACAGCCGGGATATCTTCCAGCTTCTGGCCAGGGAAGAGAAGGCCCATCTCAAGCTGCTCGGCAAGCAGATGGACAGGCGGAGCTGA
- a CDS encoding cobalt transporter has translation MHDFAALVRSLDPRLKLAAALLIGPCLWKVHVLAAAACAVFLLLLALPLAAGLPGGGKMVRSLLGFVFFWVAVKAVLDGISGVPPEYIASDAAQLTVRLVALLMLGLSLALSTSARALGLAVAWALKPLLGAERAWRVALSLSLMVHFLPTCLATMSGVREVAARRCPDAGFFRRMRMIPQAVVRNLGQKTWNQTLAVACRGLDRAGAWEPDFSWTGRDSLASAFVLLVASAMFLV, from the coding sequence ATGCATGACTTTGCGGCTCTGGTCCGCTCCTTGGACCCCCGCCTCAAGTTGGCGGCCGCCTTGCTGATTGGACCCTGCCTGTGGAAGGTGCATGTCCTGGCGGCGGCAGCTTGCGCCGTGTTCCTGCTCTTGCTCGCCTTGCCGCTGGCGGCCGGGCTGCCCGGTGGCGGAAAGATGGTCCGCAGCCTGCTCGGCTTCGTGTTTTTTTGGGTCGCGGTCAAGGCCGTTCTGGATGGTATTTCCGGCGTTCCGCCTGAGTATATCGCCTCGGACGCGGCCCAGTTGACCGTGCGGCTGGTCGCCTTGCTCATGCTTGGGCTGAGCCTGGCCCTTTCCACTTCGGCCCGTGCGCTCGGGCTGGCTGTCGCCTGGGCGCTCAAGCCTTTGCTCGGCGCGGAGCGGGCCTGGCGCGTGGCCCTGTCCCTTTCGCTGATGGTTCATTTTCTGCCGACCTGTCTCGCCACCATGTCCGGAGTGCGCGAGGTGGCTGCGCGGCGGTGTCCCGATGCCGGATTTTTCCGGCGTATGCGCATGATTCCCCAGGCGGTCGTCCGCAATCTTGGGCAAAAGACCTGGAATCAGACCCTGGCCGTGGCCTGTCGCGGATTGGACCGTGCCGGGGCGTGGGAACCCGATTTTTCCTGGACCGGCCGGGATTCCCTGGCCTCCGCCTTCGTGCTGCTGGTCGCGTCGGCCATGTTTTTGGTGTAG